In one Micromonospora polyrhachis genomic region, the following are encoded:
- a CDS encoding acyl-CoA dehydrogenase family protein: MANRTIFSADHLAFAELVRAFIDKEIAPHHDRWEVDGIVDRHVWRAAGAAGLLGFFVDERYGGGGVTDRRFNAVLTEELARAGASGPAFGLHNDIIGPYLTELTNDEQKQRWLPGFCSGDAITAIAMSEPGAGSDLQGITTTAVRDGDSYLLNGQKTFISNGILADLVIVVARTDPAAGHRGISLLVVERGMAGFERGRNLDKIGQKAQDTAELFFADVRVPAANLLGVAGQGFAYLMRNLPFERLSIAVAALAGAEAVFEQTLDYCKQRQAFGRPIGSFQHNRFVLAELATELRLGRVFVDQCLVEPTLTAETAAMAKWWCTELQQRTVDRCLQLHGGYGYMREYPVARAYLDARVQTIYGGTTEIMKEVIGRSLGL, translated from the coding sequence ATGGCGAACCGCACCATCTTCTCCGCCGACCACCTCGCGTTCGCTGAACTGGTACGCGCTTTCATCGACAAGGAGATCGCACCGCACCACGACCGCTGGGAAGTCGACGGCATCGTCGACCGCCACGTGTGGCGCGCGGCCGGCGCCGCCGGCCTGCTGGGCTTCTTCGTCGACGAACGCTACGGCGGCGGCGGGGTGACGGACCGGCGCTTCAACGCCGTCCTGACCGAGGAACTGGCCCGAGCGGGTGCCAGCGGCCCGGCGTTCGGTCTGCACAACGACATCATCGGGCCGTATCTCACCGAGCTGACCAACGACGAGCAGAAACAGCGGTGGCTGCCGGGCTTCTGTTCCGGCGATGCCATCACCGCGATCGCCATGTCCGAACCCGGTGCCGGCAGCGACCTGCAGGGCATCACGACCACCGCGGTGCGCGACGGGGACAGCTACCTCCTCAACGGGCAGAAGACCTTCATCAGCAACGGCATCCTGGCCGACCTGGTCATCGTCGTGGCCCGGACCGACCCGGCAGCGGGGCACCGGGGGATCAGCCTGCTGGTGGTCGAGCGGGGCATGGCTGGCTTCGAGCGGGGCCGCAACCTCGACAAGATCGGGCAGAAGGCGCAGGACACGGCCGAGTTGTTCTTCGCCGACGTCCGGGTGCCCGCAGCCAATCTCCTTGGCGTGGCGGGCCAGGGCTTCGCCTACCTGATGCGCAACCTTCCCTTCGAGCGGCTGTCGATCGCCGTCGCGGCACTCGCCGGTGCCGAGGCGGTGTTCGAACAAACCCTCGACTACTGCAAACAGCGCCAGGCATTCGGCCGCCCCATCGGCAGCTTCCAGCACAACCGCTTCGTGCTGGCCGAACTCGCCACCGAACTGCGCCTCGGCCGCGTCTTCGTCGACCAGTGCCTGGTCGAGCCCACCCTCACGGCGGAGACAGCGGCGATGGCGAAGTGGTGGTGCACCGAGCTGCAGCAGCGCACCGTCGATCGCTGCCTGCAGTTGCACGGCGGCTACGGCTACATGCGCGAGTACCCGGTAGCCAGGGCGTATCTGGACGCCCGCGTGCAAACCATCTACGGCGGCACCACGGAGATCATGAAAGAGGTGATCGGCCGGTCGCTGGGCCTGTGA
- a CDS encoding AMP-dependent synthetase/ligase, translating to MDPADQYAKAAAALTIPALLHRNATEFADLPALTMLGRSDTRTWAELRDEVVELSDGLAEIGLEPGSRMLIMMSSRPEHWLIDLAAVHLGAVPATVYPTLSDDQLRYVALHSAAQVLVLEGLTELARWRSILPDLPHLRRIVLVDEGEASDLTPETVSLAHVRSVGQAAHRADPDAVERRWHAIRPEQPVTLLYTSGTTGDPKGVVLSHHNVVYQAVVLEATVSVPDHAPSVAYLPLAHIAERMLGIYNTIYRAGHVTICPDPAQLIPALRAVGPASFFGVPRVWEKMAAGVQAHLATAEPAVQAALSAASTVALTVYELRAAGQPVPDELADRLTQAEATVLRPLQSTLGLQNMVWAGSGAAPIPVDVLRFLAGLGVYVLEVWGMTETTGTATINTPLRFRTGTVGRANPGMQVRLAGDGEILVRGPLVCSGYLTSDGSIEPVTDADGWLATGDVGTIDDDGFLTITDRKKELIINSSGKNISPAHIEGLLRAHPLIGQAVAIGDRRPYVTALIVLDDEVAPQWARARGISDAQLPGLASDPLILAEIQAAVDAANTKLARPEQVKTFEVLPSSWTPESGELTPTLKLRRRVIVDRYRESIDGLYGG from the coding sequence ATGGACCCTGCCGACCAATACGCCAAAGCAGCTGCCGCCCTGACCATTCCCGCCCTCCTACACCGAAACGCCACCGAGTTCGCCGACCTGCCGGCGCTGACCATGCTCGGTCGTAGCGACACCCGCACGTGGGCCGAGCTACGCGATGAGGTTGTCGAGCTATCCGACGGCCTGGCCGAGATCGGCCTGGAGCCGGGCAGCCGTATGCTGATCATGATGTCGAGCCGGCCGGAACACTGGCTGATCGACCTCGCCGCGGTCCATCTGGGTGCGGTGCCCGCCACGGTCTACCCGACGTTGAGCGACGATCAGTTGCGGTACGTGGCGCTACACAGCGCCGCCCAGGTACTTGTGCTGGAAGGCCTCACCGAGTTGGCCCGCTGGCGCTCGATCCTGCCTGACCTGCCCCACCTGCGCCGGATCGTGCTGGTAGACGAGGGCGAGGCCAGCGATCTGACCCCGGAGACCGTGTCGCTGGCCCACGTGCGCTCCGTCGGCCAGGCTGCGCACCGGGCCGACCCGGACGCCGTTGAGCGGCGCTGGCACGCGATCCGACCCGAGCAACCGGTGACGTTGCTGTACACCTCGGGGACGACCGGTGATCCGAAGGGCGTCGTGCTCAGCCACCACAACGTGGTCTATCAGGCCGTGGTCCTGGAGGCCACCGTGTCCGTACCCGACCATGCGCCCTCGGTGGCCTATCTGCCGCTGGCCCACATCGCCGAGCGGATGTTGGGCATCTACAACACCATCTACCGCGCCGGGCACGTGACCATCTGCCCTGACCCCGCCCAGCTCATCCCGGCCCTGCGCGCGGTCGGTCCCGCCTCGTTCTTCGGCGTACCACGGGTCTGGGAGAAGATGGCGGCCGGCGTCCAGGCCCATCTGGCCACCGCGGAACCGGCGGTGCAGGCTGCCTTGAGCGCCGCGAGCACCGTGGCCCTGACGGTGTACGAGCTGCGCGCGGCGGGCCAGCCCGTGCCCGACGAGTTGGCCGATCGGTTGACGCAGGCCGAAGCCACGGTGCTGCGACCGCTCCAGTCCACGCTGGGCCTGCAGAACATGGTCTGGGCCGGCAGCGGTGCCGCCCCGATTCCGGTCGACGTCCTGCGGTTCCTGGCTGGGCTCGGCGTCTACGTGCTGGAGGTGTGGGGCATGACCGAAACCACCGGTACCGCCACCATCAACACCCCGCTGCGGTTCCGCACCGGGACCGTCGGTCGGGCCAACCCCGGCATGCAGGTGCGCCTCGCCGGCGACGGCGAGATCCTCGTACGCGGGCCGTTGGTCTGCTCCGGGTATCTGACCAGCGACGGCAGCATCGAGCCGGTCACCGACGCGGACGGCTGGCTGGCCACCGGCGACGTCGGCACGATCGACGACGACGGCTTCCTGACCATCACCGACCGCAAGAAGGAACTCATCATCAACTCCAGCGGTAAGAACATCTCGCCGGCGCACATCGAGGGGCTGCTTCGGGCGCATCCCCTCATCGGTCAGGCGGTCGCGATCGGCGACCGGCGGCCGTACGTCACGGCGCTGATCGTGCTGGATGACGAGGTCGCGCCGCAGTGGGCGCGGGCGCGCGGCATCAGCGACGCGCAACTGCCCGGTCTGGCCTCGGATCCGCTGATACTCGCCGAGATCCAGGCCGCTGTCGACGCCGCCAACACCAAGCTCGCCCGGCCCGAGCAGGTCAAGACCTTCGAGGTGCTGCCGTCGAGCTGGACGCCGGAGTCAGGCGAGCTGACCCCCACGTTGAAGCTGCGACGCCGGGTCATCGTCGATCGTTACCGCGAGAGCATCGACGGCCTTTACGGCGGATAG
- a CDS encoding nitrate reductase subunit alpha, with amino-acid sequence MDQVPGVAPLLATRRFLTRETVGDHGRTLHQMDGNAWDAFYRDRWRYDRVVRSTHGVNCTGSCSWNVFVKDGLITWEHQATDYPTTGPDSPDYEPRGCPRGASFSWYEYSPSRVRHPYVRGVLAEMFREGLRRLGDPVLAWADIVETPLKARSYKTQRGRGGFVRATWDEVTTMVAAAHVYTTKKYGPDRVVGFSPIPAMSMASFAAGTRYHALLGGTLLSFYDWYADLPIASPQIWGDQTDVPEAGDWWNATYLMMWGSNIPVTRTPDAHFLAEARYKGTKVVAVSPDYADNVKFADDWLAPHPGTDGALAMAMGHVVLAEFFRDRQVPYFTNYVRRYTDLPFLVTLRETATGAWTADRFLTAADLGEANGTHKTVLVDERTGELVVPNGSLGFRYGEANAGSWNLDLGDVVPALGLLGHSDEAVEVDLARFDVGETEGGATMRRGVPVRRVGEHLVTSVYDLLMAQYGVRSGDLPGDWPTGYDDADAPNTPAWQERITGVPAELAARIGREFARNAERSEGRSMIVLGAGANQWFHSDMTYRAFISLVTLTGCQGVNGGGWAHYVGQEKARPITGQQHMSFALDWHRPPRFQASTPFWYLHTDQWRYEPVPADELASPLGTGRLTGMTFADTIAAAQRMGWSPGHPAFNRNPLDLTDEAAAAGVSVQQHIVAELKAGRLRGVAEDPDDPANFPRCLTLWRANLLGSSGKGNEYFMRHLLGVDWLASATECEPDQRPRDVAWREEAPTGKLDLLTSIDFRMTNSGLHSDVVLPAATWYEKHDISTTDMHPFVHAFSPAVEPPADAHTDYDTFLALADKVSELAVTHLGVRRDVLAAPLQHDTPDELATPSGRVRDWKAGECEPVPGSTMPKLVEIERDYTQIGARMRAVGPLLDKLGTTTKALTVNVTAELEYLRHQNGVIPDGPCAGRPSLATADRMCEAILALSGTTNGRVSAAGFEVLEKQTGQAFADLIAGHENDRITYPDTQRAPQPVFTSPEWSGSEKGGRRYSPFTLNVERLKPWHTITGRQHFFLEHDWVAELGEQLPAFRPPLNVARNFGKPGEVVDGGVTVRFLTPHAKWSIHSMYHDNELMLALSRGGPVVWMSVEDAEKVGVRDNDWVEAHNRNGVIVARAVVSHRMPEGTVFQYHSPERTVNVPKAEKSGRRGGYHNSMTRLLVKPTHLAGGHAQFTYAFNYYGPIGSQRDEITVIRRRTQEVEY; translated from the coding sequence ATGGATCAGGTTCCCGGCGTGGCACCACTGCTGGCCACGCGGCGTTTCCTGACCCGCGAGACCGTCGGCGACCACGGGCGCACCCTGCACCAGATGGACGGCAACGCGTGGGACGCGTTCTACCGGGACCGCTGGCGTTATGACCGGGTGGTCCGGTCGACCCACGGGGTCAACTGCACCGGTTCCTGCTCCTGGAACGTCTTCGTGAAGGACGGGTTGATCACCTGGGAGCATCAGGCGACCGACTACCCGACGACCGGGCCGGATTCGCCGGACTACGAGCCGCGTGGCTGCCCGCGCGGTGCCTCGTTCTCCTGGTACGAGTATTCGCCCTCCCGGGTCCGGCACCCGTACGTGCGGGGTGTGCTGGCCGAGATGTTCCGTGAGGGGCTCCGGCGCCTGGGCGACCCGGTGCTGGCCTGGGCCGACATCGTGGAGACCCCGCTCAAGGCGCGCTCCTACAAGACCCAGCGGGGGCGCGGCGGCTTCGTTCGCGCCACCTGGGACGAGGTGACCACCATGGTCGCCGCCGCCCACGTCTACACCACGAAGAAGTACGGTCCGGACCGGGTCGTGGGCTTCTCGCCGATCCCCGCGATGTCGATGGCCTCCTTCGCCGCCGGCACCCGCTACCACGCCCTGCTCGGCGGCACCCTGCTGAGCTTCTACGACTGGTACGCCGACCTGCCCATCGCCTCCCCGCAGATCTGGGGTGACCAGACCGACGTGCCCGAGGCCGGCGACTGGTGGAACGCCACGTACCTGATGATGTGGGGCTCGAACATCCCGGTGACGCGTACGCCGGATGCGCACTTCCTGGCGGAGGCCCGGTACAAGGGCACGAAGGTCGTCGCGGTGAGCCCGGACTATGCCGACAACGTCAAGTTCGCCGACGACTGGCTGGCACCGCACCCGGGTACCGACGGCGCGCTGGCGATGGCGATGGGGCACGTCGTGCTGGCCGAGTTCTTCCGGGACCGGCAGGTGCCGTACTTCACCAACTACGTCCGCCGGTACACCGACCTGCCCTTCCTGGTCACCCTCCGCGAGACCGCGACCGGCGCCTGGACCGCGGACCGCTTCCTGACCGCCGCCGACCTGGGCGAGGCGAACGGCACGCACAAGACCGTGCTGGTCGACGAGCGCACCGGAGAACTGGTGGTGCCCAACGGGTCGCTCGGCTTCCGTTACGGCGAGGCCAACGCGGGCAGCTGGAACCTCGACCTCGGTGACGTGGTCCCGGCGCTGGGGCTGCTTGGCCACAGCGACGAAGCGGTGGAGGTCGACCTGGCCCGCTTCGACGTCGGCGAGACGGAGGGCGGAGCCACCATGCGCCGCGGCGTGCCGGTCAGGCGCGTCGGCGAGCACCTGGTCACCTCGGTCTACGACCTGCTCATGGCGCAGTACGGCGTGCGCAGCGGCGACCTGCCGGGCGACTGGCCCACCGGGTACGACGACGCGGACGCCCCGAACACCCCGGCCTGGCAGGAGCGCATCACCGGCGTTCCGGCCGAGCTGGCCGCCCGTATCGGCCGGGAGTTCGCCCGCAACGCCGAGCGCAGCGAGGGTCGCTCGATGATCGTGCTGGGTGCCGGTGCGAACCAGTGGTTCCACTCCGACATGACCTACCGCGCCTTCATCTCGCTGGTCACCCTGACCGGTTGCCAGGGCGTCAACGGCGGCGGCTGGGCGCACTACGTCGGGCAGGAGAAGGCTCGGCCGATCACCGGCCAACAGCACATGTCCTTCGCCCTCGACTGGCACCGGCCGCCGCGGTTCCAGGCCAGCACCCCGTTCTGGTACCTGCACACGGACCAGTGGCGGTACGAGCCGGTCCCGGCCGACGAACTCGCCTCGCCGCTGGGCACCGGTCGGCTGACCGGCATGACCTTCGCCGACACCATTGCCGCCGCGCAGCGGATGGGCTGGAGCCCCGGCCATCCCGCCTTCAACCGCAACCCCCTCGATCTGACCGACGAGGCGGCGGCGGCCGGGGTGAGCGTGCAGCAGCACATCGTCGCCGAGCTGAAGGCCGGCCGGCTGCGGGGTGTGGCCGAGGACCCGGACGACCCGGCGAACTTCCCGCGCTGCCTGACCCTGTGGCGGGCCAACCTGCTCGGCTCTTCGGGCAAGGGCAACGAGTACTTCATGCGGCACCTGCTCGGCGTGGATTGGTTGGCCAGCGCGACCGAGTGCGAGCCGGACCAACGTCCCCGCGACGTGGCCTGGCGTGAGGAGGCGCCGACGGGCAAGCTCGATCTGCTCACCTCGATCGACTTCCGGATGACCAACAGCGGCCTGCACTCCGACGTGGTGTTGCCCGCTGCCACCTGGTACGAGAAGCACGACATCTCCACCACGGACATGCACCCGTTCGTGCACGCGTTCAGCCCGGCGGTCGAGCCGCCCGCTGACGCGCACACCGACTACGACACCTTCCTGGCCCTGGCCGACAAGGTCAGCGAGCTGGCCGTGACCCACCTGGGGGTGCGCCGCGACGTGCTGGCCGCGCCGCTGCAGCACGACACTCCCGACGAGTTGGCCACGCCGAGCGGCCGGGTGCGGGACTGGAAGGCGGGCGAGTGCGAGCCGGTACCCGGCTCCACCATGCCGAAGCTCGTCGAGATCGAGCGGGACTACACGCAGATCGGTGCGAGGATGCGCGCGGTCGGCCCGCTGCTCGACAAGCTGGGCACCACCACCAAGGCGCTGACCGTCAACGTCACCGCCGAGCTGGAGTACCTGCGGCACCAGAACGGGGTCATCCCCGACGGGCCGTGCGCAGGACGGCCGTCGCTGGCCACCGCCGACCGCATGTGCGAGGCGATCCTGGCGCTCTCCGGCACCACCAACGGCCGGGTGTCGGCGGCCGGCTTCGAGGTCCTGGAGAAGCAGACCGGCCAGGCGTTCGCCGACCTGATCGCCGGGCACGAGAACGACCGGATCACGTACCCGGACACGCAGCGGGCACCGCAGCCGGTCTTCACCAGCCCGGAATGGTCGGGGTCGGAGAAGGGGGGACGTCGCTACTCGCCGTTCACCCTCAACGTCGAGCGGCTCAAGCCCTGGCACACGATCACCGGTCGGCAGCACTTCTTCCTCGAACACGACTGGGTGGCGGAGCTGGGCGAGCAGCTGCCGGCCTTCCGGCCGCCGCTGAACGTGGCGCGCAACTTCGGTAAGCCGGGGGAGGTCGTCGACGGCGGAGTGACCGTACGCTTCCTCACCCCGCACGCGAAGTGGTCGATCCACTCGATGTACCACGACAACGAGTTGATGTTGGCGCTGTCGCGGGGCGGCCCGGTGGTCTGGATGAGCGTCGAGGACGCCGAGAAGGTCGGCGTACGCGACAACGACTGGGTCGAGGCGCACAACCGCAACGGTGTCATCGTCGCCCGGGCGGTGGTCAGCCACCGGATGCCCGAGGGCACGGTCTTCCAGTACCACTCGCCGGAACGCACGGTCAACGTGCCCAAGGCGGAGAAGAGCGGCCGGCGTGGCGGCTATCACAACTCGATGACCCGGCTGCTGGTCAAGCCCACCCACCTCGCGGGTGGACACGCCCAGTTCACGTATGCCTTCAACTACTACGGCCCGATCGGCAGCCAGCGCGACGAGATCACCGTGATCCGCCGTCGCACGCAGGAGGTGGAGTACTGA
- a CDS encoding DUF1152 domain-containing protein has protein sequence MDTVALPADPGAFSLAVPPLFAALAPARSILIAGAGGGFDVYAGLPLAFALWSGGAQVYLASLSFSELELLDRDAWVAESVAAVRPDTGSPDWYFPERTLARWLAAQELPSTVYAFPPLGVQPLRAAYRHLVEQLDIDAVVLVDGGTDVLLRGDESDLGTPVEDITSLAAVAKLDVPVKLVTSLGFGIDAYDGVNHVQVLENLAALDRDGGYLGALSIPGASREATLYRDAVADAQATTPDRPSIVQGQIAAATSGAFGDIRSTRRTGSGDLFVNPLMAIYFTVDLDKLAARCLYLDRIENTVGRRQVITRIHAFRDELHSSRVPRAFPH, from the coding sequence ATGGACACTGTCGCGCTGCCGGCCGACCCCGGCGCGTTCTCGTTGGCCGTTCCACCGCTGTTCGCCGCGCTGGCTCCGGCGCGGAGCATCCTCATCGCCGGCGCGGGTGGGGGGTTCGACGTGTACGCCGGCCTACCCCTGGCGTTCGCCCTGTGGAGCGGTGGCGCACAGGTGTACCTGGCCAGTCTGTCCTTCTCGGAGCTCGAGTTGCTCGACCGGGACGCGTGGGTGGCGGAGTCCGTCGCGGCGGTACGGCCGGACACCGGCAGCCCGGACTGGTACTTCCCCGAACGGACGCTCGCCCGGTGGCTGGCGGCTCAGGAACTGCCGTCGACCGTGTACGCCTTTCCGCCACTCGGTGTCCAGCCGTTACGGGCGGCCTACCGGCACCTGGTCGAGCAACTCGACATCGACGCGGTGGTGTTGGTCGATGGCGGCACGGACGTTCTGCTACGCGGCGACGAAAGCGATCTCGGCACCCCCGTGGAGGACATCACCAGCCTGGCGGCCGTGGCCAAGCTGGACGTGCCGGTCAAGCTGGTGACCAGCCTCGGCTTCGGCATCGACGCCTACGACGGCGTCAACCACGTCCAGGTGCTGGAAAACCTCGCCGCACTCGACCGCGACGGCGGCTACCTCGGTGCCCTGTCCATCCCCGGTGCCAGCCGGGAGGCGACGTTGTACCGCGATGCTGTCGCCGACGCCCAGGCCACCACCCCGGACCGGCCGAGCATCGTCCAAGGTCAGATCGCCGCCGCCACCAGCGGTGCGTTCGGAGACATCCGGTCCACCCGACGCACCGGCAGCGGTGATCTGTTCGTCAACCCGCTCATGGCGATCTACTTCACCGTCGACCTCGACAAACTCGCCGCCCGATGCCTGTATCTCGACCGCATCGAGAACACCGTCGGCCGGCGACAGGTCATCACCCGCATCCACGCGTTCCGCGACGAACTCCACAGCTCACGCGTCCCCCGGGCGTTCCCCCACTGA
- a CDS encoding SDR family NAD(P)-dependent oxidoreductase, whose translation MTMGKGLLEGKVAWVTGAGQGVGAAVAEGLAEAGAAVILQSRRMDALQAVRDRIVAAGGTADIVVGDVTDESTADAVVALARQRWGRLDILVNNAGISPALRRSEQLSVADWQQVIDTNLSGVFICSRAAGAFMIQQGAGSIVNMSSVHGQVGFPRLAAYSASKGGVEQLTRTLALEWAAAGVRVNAVAPGYLETQMTEGLRSHDQWSKRLRERIPMGRFGLPSEVVGAVAFLASDAASYVTGSILHVDGGWTAQ comes from the coding sequence ATGACCATGGGCAAGGGACTTCTTGAGGGCAAGGTCGCCTGGGTGACGGGGGCCGGCCAAGGCGTGGGAGCGGCGGTCGCCGAAGGCCTGGCGGAGGCCGGCGCGGCCGTGATCCTCCAGTCGCGCCGGATGGACGCGCTGCAGGCGGTACGGGACCGAATCGTGGCTGCTGGTGGCACGGCGGACATCGTCGTCGGTGACGTCACCGACGAGTCCACTGCCGACGCCGTCGTGGCGTTAGCCCGGCAACGATGGGGTCGCCTCGACATCCTGGTGAACAACGCCGGGATCAGTCCCGCGCTGCGGCGCAGCGAGCAGCTGAGCGTCGCAGACTGGCAGCAGGTGATCGACACCAACCTGTCCGGGGTCTTCATCTGCTCCCGCGCCGCCGGGGCGTTCATGATCCAGCAGGGCGCGGGCAGCATCGTCAACATGTCATCGGTTCATGGCCAGGTTGGCTTTCCTCGACTGGCCGCGTACAGCGCCAGCAAGGGCGGGGTCGAGCAGCTCACCCGGACGTTGGCGCTGGAGTGGGCGGCCGCCGGCGTACGCGTGAACGCGGTGGCACCCGGCTACCTGGAGACGCAGATGACGGAGGGACTACGCAGCCACGACCAGTGGTCGAAACGGTTGCGCGAGCGGATCCCGATGGGCCGGTTCGGCCTGCCGAGTGAGGTTGTCGGCGCTGTCGCGTTCTTGGCGTCGGACGCTGCCAGCTACGTCACCGGCAGCATCCTGCATGTGGATGGTGGTTGGACCGCCCAATGA